A segment of the Devriesea agamarum genome:
ACCACGTTCGACACTGCGAGCGTGACCGCGACAATCAGCGAGTGCCAAGCGTATTTCAGGATTGGAATGGTGTCAGCCACCCGGGAATAGTTTTCCAGGGTGAAGTGCCGGGGAATAATGTCCGGCGGGAAGGTGTAGATATCATCGAGCGGGCTTTTAAGTGACGTCGAGAGCTGCCAAATGAACGGACCGACGGCGATCAGCAGCATGATCACTAAGAGGACATAGCGAGTGATCAGGCCGGGCAGGGTTGGTTTTCCAAATCCGCCAGCGCCCTTGGTTCGCCACGGACGGCTCTTAGGTCGCATTGCCCCTGCTCCAGTTCGGGAACCGCGGGCTGAGGTGCCGGTGCGCTGTGCAATGTCGGGGGCGGGAGTTGCGCTCATCGGGCCACCTTCTTACTCGAACGATCCTCACGGTTTAGGTAGGCCACCAGTAGCAGCGGCCCAATGGTGCAGAAGAAGAGCACAACGCTCAGCGCTGAGGCGTATCCCAGACGGCCCTGGAGACCTGAGCCGGTTTGCTGCACCAGCATGACCAGGCTCGATGCCTCGCCACCGGGGCCACCGCTGCCGTTGGTCAGAACGTAAAGCTCGGTGAACACGCGCATCGCCGCCACCGTAATCATGGCGCTGACCAAGAACATGGCACCGCGCACGCCGGGCACGGTCACCGACCAGAAGCGGCGGATAGCGCCAGCACCATCCATTGCCGCCGCCTCGTGCAGTTCCCGGCCGACATTTCCTAGGGCCGCCAGGTAGATCACCATGTAGTAGCCGAGGCCCTTCCACACGGTGAGTAAAACCGCGGTCAGGATAATGCCCCATCGATTCGTCAGGAACGGAATGGGTCCGTGAATGAGCCCGATGAACTGCAACGCTTCGTTGATGACACCGCGCGAATCCACCATCCAGGTCCAGATCAGACCCACCACGACCACTGAGGCGATCACCGGAAAGTAGTAGGTGGTGCGAAAGAGCGCAATTCCCGGAATCTGTTTCTCCACCAGAAGAGCAAGCAGTAACGGCAAGAAGGTAAGGAAGGGAACGCAGGCCACCACATACACCAGACTGGTGACGAGCGCGTTCCAGAACCGCGGGTCAGACCCGATTTCGCCGTAGTTTTCCAACCCAATGAACTGGCCACCGGTCAGCGGGTTCGCATTCGTGAACGACAAAATGATCGTGTTCACAAACGGCCAGAGGGCGAAAACGATCACCCAGATCAGAGCAGGGGCAACTAACACCCATGCGGTTACCGTGCGCTTCCTTCGCATGCTTTCACCAATCCAGTGCGGTCCGCTCCTTTCGCGGAGCGGACCGCACTTTATGTCATTTCAGTCGTTCCGGGTGACGTTTACTTCTGTAAATTCTTATTCCCGTACTCCACGGCCTTATCCAGGGCAACCTTAGCCGACTGGGTACCCTTCAATGCCAAGGCCATCTGCTGATTGAGGTTGGTATTCATATCGTTGGTCCAACGCGGGTTCGTGATGTACTTTGCGTCTTTCAACGATGCCGATGCGATCTTCACCGCTTCGTTTTGCACCTCGTTATCGCTCTTCTCAGCGAATTTCGACGGATCTTCCGATGCTTTCACCGTACCGGGGAGGAAGCCCTGGGCAAGTTTGCAGAACGCAATCTGGTTCTCGTCGTTGGTAGCGAACTTTGCGAAGGCGAGCGCTGTTGCTGGATTCTTCGACTTGCCTGAGACGCTGAGCCCTTGCACGAACAGCGGCGCAAAGGGGAAGCGGGGATTGACTGCCGTATGGGAGAGAATCGTCGGCGCCTCGGTCTTGAGCTTATCCGCGTACGAGGACGTTGAGGTGGTCCAGAGAGCTTTGCCCTGCTTGTATAGCTCAGAGTTGCCCGCGAAGTTGGCGTTCAGTACCTCGGGCGGCATCGCTCCCATTTGGAACAGCTGCGCATAGCGCTCAAGCAGTTTAACGTTTTCATCGGTGTTGAAGTCAAACTTGCCATCTTTCATCGTGATGGTAAAGACCGGCATGCTCGAGATCAGAGGAGTTTTGCCCCCAGCTTTGGCGATCTTCTCAGCCAGGGTGAATACTTCATCCATGCTGGTGGGCAGAGAATTCTTGTCCACTCCGAAAGGCTTAAGGCCCTCCAGGTTCCACCAGTTCATGTCGGTGCCGAGGTACCAGGGGAAGCCGTAAATGCCATCGCCCTCGGTGAGCTTGTAGGAGGTCACGGCCCCGGAGACATAGGTGCTCTCCAGCGAGGGATCCGCCTTCTTCAAGTCCATCAAGAAGTTGCCCTTGACCAGTGGGTATGCCAAGTCAGGCGGAAGGTTGATGACGTCCGGAAGGGTCTGGGAGTTTGCC
Coding sequences within it:
- a CDS encoding ABC transporter substrate-binding protein, which produces MLPKRRHVLASGIGMAALGLAGCGLSGSGSGGSDSGSDAAKGEVKGEISFQTWSLKSEKFTPYFEKLVKDFEAKHPGTKVKWMDQPGDGYQDKILSQANSQTLPDVINLPPDLAYPLVKGNFLMDLKKADPSLESTYVSGAVTSYKLTEGDGIYGFPWYLGTDMNWWNLEGLKPFGVDKNSLPTSMDEVFTLAEKIAKAGGKTPLISSMPVFTITMKDGKFDFNTDENVKLLERYAQLFQMGAMPPEVLNANFAGNSELYKQGKALWTTSTSSYADKLKTEAPTILSHTAVNPRFPFAPLFVQGLSVSGKSKNPATALAFAKFATNDENQIAFCKLAQGFLPGTVKASEDPSKFAEKSDNEVQNEAVKIASASLKDAKYITNPRWTNDMNTNLNQQMALALKGTQSAKVALDKAVEYGNKNLQK
- a CDS encoding carbohydrate ABC transporter permease, whose translation is MRRKRTVTAWVLVAPALIWVIVFALWPFVNTIILSFTNANPLTGGQFIGLENYGEIGSDPRFWNALVTSLVYVVACVPFLTFLPLLLALLVEKQIPGIALFRTTYYFPVIASVVVVGLIWTWMVDSRGVINEALQFIGLIHGPIPFLTNRWGIILTAVLLTVWKGLGYYMVIYLAALGNVGRELHEAAAMDGAGAIRRFWSVTVPGVRGAMFLVSAMITVAAMRVFTELYVLTNGSGGPGGEASSLVMLVQQTGSGLQGRLGYASALSVVLFFCTIGPLLLVAYLNREDRSSKKVAR